One Roseburia rectibacter DNA window includes the following coding sequences:
- the modB gene encoding molybdate ABC transporter permease subunit: MSQLTAYLSGLDWSPLLISIKTGIVATIISFFLGIYAARKVVKAGPRIKAVADGILTLPMVLPPTVAGFFLLLLFSLRRPFGAYLYDTFHFKVVQTWLGCILAATVIAFPLMYRNARAAFEQIDVNLIYAARTLGMPEIKIFWKVVVPAAGPGIASGTVLTFARALGEYGATSMLAGNIPKKTSTISQKIAMVIQDGDYATAGFWVLVILIIAFLVIFLLNIITVKSIKHVSRW; this comes from the coding sequence ATGAGTCAGTTGACAGCATATTTAAGTGGACTCGACTGGAGCCCGCTTCTGATATCAATTAAAACCGGAATTGTAGCAACCATTATTTCATTTTTTTTAGGCATCTATGCAGCACGAAAAGTAGTAAAAGCAGGACCGCGCATAAAGGCAGTGGCAGATGGAATTCTGACACTGCCAATGGTGCTGCCACCGACGGTGGCAGGCTTTTTTCTGCTGTTATTGTTCAGCCTGAGGAGACCGTTTGGAGCATATCTTTATGATACGTTTCATTTCAAAGTGGTACAGACCTGGCTTGGCTGTATTTTAGCGGCAACCGTGATCGCATTTCCACTCATGTACCGGAATGCCAGAGCTGCGTTTGAACAGATTGATGTAAATCTGATTTATGCGGCGCGGACACTTGGGATGCCTGAGATCAAAATTTTCTGGAAAGTGGTGGTTCCTGCGGCGGGACCGGGCATTGCATCCGGAACAGTTTTAACCTTTGCAAGGGCGCTTGGTGAGTACGGTGCGACCTCAATGCTTGCAGGAAATATTCCGAAAAAAACAAGTACAATCTCACAGAAAATTGCGATGGTCATCCAGGACGGAGACTATGCGACAGCGGGATTCTGGGTGCTCGTGATATTGATCATTGCATTTTTGGTCATATTTTTGTTAAATATCATCACGGTAAAGAGTATAAAACATGTGAGCAGGTGGTAG
- the modA gene encoding molybdate ABC transporter substrate-binding protein gives MKKKCVCVLLSAAMAMTMFAGCGNNKDQAAGETNTVVESGAEKSSETESVSADAAATEAVETADATEAAAAEPFEATTVTVFAAKSLNTVMEELIAEYNKTQPNVSIVGSYDSSGTLMTQIEEGAACDVFFSAAQKQMDQLQDQDGLVIDGTRHNVVNNQVCVVTYKGSGTTVTGLSDIGNAKSIALADGSVPVGKYTRQAMVNAGMLDKVDDVSQITTTEIQNALGGVDINECVNVGAVTSAVAEGSNEVGTVYYSDTYGFEDRLEILEKVSYDLTGNVIYPVAQIVNNEADELEQSAAEDFINFLVSDDAKTIFQKYYFDTDVE, from the coding sequence ATGAAAAAGAAATGTGTGTGTGTATTACTTTCTGCAGCTATGGCAATGACAATGTTTGCCGGATGTGGAAACAACAAGGATCAGGCGGCAGGTGAAACCAATACGGTGGTCGAGTCAGGTGCAGAAAAATCATCTGAGACAGAAAGTGTCAGTGCAGATGCTGCTGCGACTGAGGCAGTGGAGACAGCAGATGCAACCGAAGCTGCAGCAGCAGAGCCATTTGAAGCAACAACGGTAACTGTATTTGCTGCAAAGAGTTTAAATACGGTTATGGAAGAGCTGATCGCAGAGTATAACAAAACACAGCCGAACGTATCGATCGTGGGAAGTTATGACAGTTCAGGAACCCTGATGACACAGATCGAAGAAGGAGCAGCCTGTGATGTATTTTTCTCCGCAGCACAAAAACAGATGGATCAGCTTCAGGATCAGGACGGACTGGTTATCGACGGAACCAGACATAACGTTGTAAACAATCAGGTTTGTGTCGTTACATACAAAGGCAGCGGCACGACGGTAACCGGACTTTCCGATATCGGAAATGCAAAAAGCATTGCACTTGCCGATGGTTCTGTTCCGGTTGGAAAATATACCAGACAGGCAATGGTAAATGCGGGTATGTTAGACAAAGTGGACGATGTTTCACAGATTACGACAACGGAAATCCAGAATGCACTTGGTGGTGTGGATATCAATGAGTGTGTCAATGTAGGAGCTGTAACATCTGCAGTTGCAGAAGGTTCTAATGAAGTCGGAACCGTATATTATTCAGATACTTACGGTTTTGAAGACCGTTTGGAAATCCTAGAAAAAGTTTCGTATGACCTTACCGGAAATGTTATTTATCCGGTGGCACAGATTGTAAATAACGAAGCAGATGAGTTAGAGCAGAGTGCAGCAGAGGATTTTATCAATTTTCTGGTTTCGGATGATGCAAAAACAATTTTCCAGAAATACTACTTTGATACGGATGTTGAATAA
- a CDS encoding XdhC family protein, giving the protein MREIVEALKKRINEKKNSMLITVVAGRGSIPRKAGAYMVVGEDGRIAGTIGGGNLEYQAILLGQKLLAEKKNYLHEYNLGQEKSAELGMACGGNATVLFYYVDAVEDAVWIGQMEAAEEKRKPFWILMPLEQGKVKILPEFQTSAHQSVTEIDGARFYAEQFSYDGKVYIFGGGHLAQELVPVLSHLGFRCIVSDDREEFTKPELFPGAEEIRLIDFGKLEETFTIHPEDYIVVVTRGHLCDTDAERFGLKTSAGYIGVVGSRKKTKFVYDKLIAEGFTGEQLARVTAPIGIEIGSETPAEIAISIAAQLIEVRARKNHHKINF; this is encoded by the coding sequence ATGAGAGAAATTGTGGAAGCTCTTAAGAAAAGAATCAATGAAAAGAAAAATAGTATGCTCATCACTGTGGTTGCAGGACGCGGTTCCATACCGAGGAAAGCCGGTGCATATATGGTAGTCGGCGAGGATGGCAGAATAGCCGGAACGATCGGTGGCGGTAATCTGGAATATCAGGCAATTTTGCTGGGACAAAAGCTTCTTGCCGAAAAGAAGAATTATCTGCATGAGTATAATCTTGGTCAGGAAAAATCAGCAGAACTTGGAATGGCATGCGGTGGAAATGCGACCGTCTTATTTTACTATGTGGACGCGGTGGAAGATGCTGTATGGATCGGACAGATGGAAGCGGCAGAAGAAAAAAGAAAACCATTCTGGATCCTTATGCCGTTAGAGCAAGGAAAGGTAAAAATACTGCCGGAGTTTCAGACATCTGCACATCAGTCGGTGACAGAGATTGATGGAGCGCGTTTCTATGCAGAACAATTCTCCTATGATGGAAAAGTTTATATTTTTGGAGGCGGACATTTAGCACAGGAACTTGTCCCGGTGCTGTCACATCTGGGGTTCCGCTGCATTGTTTCGGATGACAGGGAAGAATTTACAAAACCGGAACTGTTTCCGGGAGCGGAAGAGATACGGCTGATCGATTTTGGAAAACTGGAAGAGACATTTACGATTCATCCGGAAGACTACATTGTGGTCGTCACAAGAGGACATCTCTGCGATACGGATGCAGAGCGTTTTGGACTGAAAACTTCTGCCGGATATATCGGTGTTGTGGGAAGCAGGAAAAAAACAAAATTTGTATATGATAAATTGATCGCGGAGGGATTTACCGGGGAACAGCTTGCACGTGTGACAGCACCGATCGGAATTGAGATCGGAAGTGAGACTCCGGCGGAGATCGCGATCAGCATTGCGGCACAGCTGATCGAAGTACGTGCGAGAAAAAATCATCATAAAATTAATTTTTAA
- a CDS encoding MOSC domain-containing protein, with product MGIIKGICISKERGTEKHEVPEAEFIRDWGIQGDAHAGKWHRQVSLLSFEKIEEFRAKGADVAFGAFGENLIVDGYDFKNLPVGTRFRCGDVLLEMTQIGKECHSHCQIYQRMGECIMPHEGVFAVVLEGGMIHVGDELMIESV from the coding sequence ATGGGAATCATAAAAGGAATTTGCATCAGCAAAGAAAGAGGAACAGAAAAGCATGAAGTGCCTGAGGCTGAGTTTATCAGGGACTGGGGCATTCAGGGTGATGCGCATGCAGGAAAATGGCACAGACAGGTCAGTCTGCTGTCCTTTGAAAAAATAGAAGAATTTCGTGCAAAAGGCGCGGATGTAGCGTTTGGAGCATTTGGAGAAAATCTGATCGTGGATGGATATGATTTTAAAAATCTTCCGGTCGGAACAAGATTCCGCTGTGGGGATGTCCTTCTTGAAATGACCCAGATCGGTAAAGAATGTCATTCACATTGCCAGATTTATCAGCGGATGGGAGAATGTATCATGCCGCATGAAGGTGTTTTTGCTGTTGTTTTAGAGGGCGGCATGATACATGTCGGGGATGAACTTATGATAGAATCAGTGTAA
- the moaA gene encoding GTP 3',8-cyclase MoaA, with protein MKDQTGREIDYMRISITDRCNLRCKYCMPGDIETTDMANLLTYEEIVKVTETAVSLGIRHVRLTGGEPLVRRGCVELVKKIKNISGIDTVGMTTNGVLLAEYARTLKEAGLDSVNVSLDTLDETEFQRLTGRNELKAVLAGIRAAQEAEIPVKINTVHYKNLDWRAVLAYADERQIPVRFIEMMPIGYGAAYTGRSNEELFRQIEDIYGNACAMEPDRKVESEKAGEQEVTVKLPYKNYGAGPAVYCHFPGLNIDVGFISAIHHKFCKNCNRIRLTSEGYLKLCLCYEKGVDLRAVLRDPQKEQTLQKVMKEAVLEKPMEHCFEQISEMTEHKAMVRIGG; from the coding sequence ATGAAAGATCAGACAGGCAGAGAGATTGATTATATGAGAATTTCGATTACCGATCGCTGCAATCTGCGCTGTAAGTATTGTATGCCTGGCGATATAGAGACAACGGATATGGCGAATCTGCTGACATACGAGGAAATTGTAAAAGTGACAGAGACTGCCGTGTCACTTGGAATCCGGCATGTCCGTCTGACCGGTGGAGAGCCGTTAGTGCGCCGTGGCTGTGTAGAGCTGGTCAAAAAAATAAAAAATATATCGGGCATTGATACGGTTGGAATGACCACAAATGGGGTTCTGCTTGCAGAGTATGCAAGGACTTTGAAAGAAGCAGGACTTGATAGTGTAAATGTCAGCCTGGATACTTTAGATGAGACAGAATTTCAAAGACTGACGGGACGGAATGAATTAAAAGCAGTGTTAGCAGGAATCAGGGCGGCACAGGAAGCGGAAATTCCGGTAAAGATCAATACGGTTCATTATAAAAATCTGGACTGGAGAGCCGTTCTTGCTTACGCAGATGAAAGGCAGATACCGGTACGTTTTATTGAGATGATGCCGATCGGATATGGTGCAGCTTATACCGGAAGATCCAATGAAGAATTGTTCCGGCAGATCGAGGACATATATGGAAATGCCTGTGCGATGGAACCGGATCGAAAAGTGGAATCTGAAAAAGCCGGAGAGCAGGAAGTTACAGTGAAGCTGCCATATAAAAACTATGGCGCAGGACCTGCAGTTTACTGCCATTTTCCGGGATTAAATATAGATGTCGGCTTTATCAGCGCCATACATCATAAATTTTGTAAGAACTGTAATCGTATCCGTCTCACCTCCGAAGGATATTTAAAATTATGCCTCTGTTATGAAAAAGGTGTTGATCTAAGAGCAGTCCTCAGGGATCCCCAAAAAGAACAGACCTTACAGAAAGTGATGAAAGAGGCAGTTTTAGAAAAACCTATGGAACACTGTTTTGAACAGATTTCAGAAATGACAGAGCATAAAGCGATGGTACGCATTGGTGGATGA
- a CDS encoding molybdopterin-binding protein encodes MKLIKTEDAVGQVLCHDITQIIKGVTKDAVFRKGHIITEEDIPVLLSVGKDHIYIWEKDDTILHENEAAQILYEMCRNDYMHPSDVKEGKIELIADCDGLLKVDKEKLKKVNSFGEMMIASRHGNTPVKAGDKLAGTRIIPLVIKKEKMERARQICADAPIFTLKPFHKKKAAIITTGNEVYHGRIADTFTPVIREKLAEYDTEVIFHETFDDDNEKITDGCLAAIEAGADLVICTGGMSVDPDDKTPLAIKNTGAEIISYGAPVLPGAMFLLSYYKESIPILGLPGCVMYAKRTIFDLVLPRIMADDKVAAEELAALGEGGLCLNCEHCIYPNCGFGKGW; translated from the coding sequence ATGAAACTGATAAAGACAGAAGATGCAGTCGGTCAGGTACTCTGCCACGATATCACACAGATCATTAAGGGTGTTACAAAAGATGCGGTTTTCCGCAAAGGGCATATCATCACAGAAGAAGATATTCCGGTGCTTCTAAGTGTTGGAAAGGATCACATTTACATCTGGGAAAAAGATGACACGATTCTCCATGAAAACGAGGCAGCGCAGATTCTTTATGAGATGTGCAGAAATGACTACATGCATCCATCGGATGTCAAAGAAGGTAAAATTGAACTGATCGCGGATTGCGACGGACTGTTAAAAGTTGATAAAGAAAAATTAAAAAAGGTGAACAGTTTCGGGGAAATGATGATCGCCAGCCGCCATGGAAATACACCGGTAAAAGCGGGAGACAAACTTGCTGGAACAAGGATCATCCCACTTGTGATCAAAAAAGAAAAGATGGAACGGGCAAGGCAGATTTGTGCAGATGCTCCTATTTTTACACTAAAGCCATTTCACAAGAAAAAAGCTGCGATCATCACGACGGGAAATGAAGTTTATCACGGAAGGATCGCAGATACTTTTACACCGGTCATCCGGGAAAAATTAGCAGAATATGATACGGAAGTCATTTTTCATGAGACCTTTGATGATGATAACGAAAAGATTACGGACGGCTGTCTTGCGGCGATCGAAGCAGGAGCAGATCTTGTGATCTGTACCGGGGGCATGAGTGTGGACCCGGATGATAAAACACCGCTTGCCATCAAAAATACCGGGGCAGAGATCATTTCTTACGGTGCACCGGTATTACCGGGAGCAATGTTTCTGCTTTCTTATTATAAAGAAAGCATTCCGATCCTTGGACTGCCGGGCTGTGTGATGTATGCAAAGCGTACGATTTTTGATCTGGTGCTGCCGCGCATTATGGCAGATGACAAAGTGGCCGCAGAAGAACTTGCAGCACTTGGCGAGGGTGGGCTTTGCTTAAACTGTGAACACTGTATTTACCCAAATTGCGGCTTTGGAAAAGGATGGTAG